ATGTACTCGGCATAGACGTAAGCGTCAGTCGTCAGGTCGGGAGCACCGCCGGCAGCACTCGCCACGTTTATGTAGAGCACAGGACTAGCGTGAGCGGCAGGGCGGGGCCGACGGTGGCGATGCAGCCGACCGGCTCGCTGCAAGAGCAGGTCCACTGGAGCCAGGTCCGAGACCATCACGTCCAGGTCGAGGTCGAGACTCTGTTCCAATACCTGGGTGGCAACCACGATGCCGTTCTCGGGGCGGCTGCCGTCGGGCCCATAGAGTGACGTCAGTTTTGCCTCCAGGTCCTGGCGCTGGTCCAGTGGAAACTGAGAATGCAGCAGCATTGTGTTGCGGCTCGGCCCGGCCAGCCTGGCCAGCTCAGCGAAGAGCTGCTGAGCGCGCCGGACGGTGTTGGTAATCCAGCAGGCGCAGCCGCCGTCTGCGGTGAGGTCAAGCAGAAGGCGTGCCTTTTGCCCAGCATCCTGGTCGCCCAGTGACAGGTGCTTGAGGCTCACCGTCCGGGATGGCTGGTAGGCCGGTGGTGAGCAGTAGTGGCGGCCAGCGTCACTGGCCACAACGAGGCTGGGATACGCGGACCAGTTGGACTCGTGGCAATCGCGGCCGGTGAACGCCCGCGCCAGTGCAGCGCGTCGCTGCTGTGGCAGGGTTGCAGAGAGGAGGATGACCGAAGTGCCGAGCCTGGAGAGCCACTCCAGCAGGCGCTCGATGACGGTAGTCATATACACGTCGTAGGCGTGCACCTCGTCGATAATCAGGACTTTGCCTGCCAGGCCAACCAGTCGCAGTGGGCTATGCCTGACGTTGAGCGCTGCCAGTTCGGCCTGGTCGATGGTACCCACGCCAAAAGGCGCCAGCAGGGCTCGCTTGCGCGGGCCGAACCACTCCAGTGCCGGCCGGCCCAGGTTGTCTCCACCGTCAAGGCTCTCGAGGCGCAGATCGTCTTCCACTAGGAAAGCCTGGCTGTGCACGAGTTTGGCCTGAGTGGGCAGCCGCAGGTTGTCGCTGAGGTGCCGCTGGAGACGCGAGAACATCTGATTGCTGGTGGCGGTGGTGGGCAGGGCGTAGTAGAGATCGTCCGAGCCAGTGGCGACGGCGATGCGGTGTGCCAGTGCCCAGGCCGCCTCCGTTTTGCCTTCGCCTGTGGGCGCTTCGATTACCACCAGACAGGGTGCGGTCAGAGCCTCATCGGGAATTGCGTCCACGGCAAGCTGCAGAGGCCGAGGGTTCGCGAGCCCGGCAAACAGGCAGCGGAACGCCGCCGGTGCAGTGCTGGACGTCGGGGCAAGGAACCCGGCAGCGGCACAGGCCGCATGCGCGCGTGCGGCCGAGAGAGGCGCGTATTCCTCGATCGGGCTGCCGGCAGCGGGCACAAAGAATTCGCTGTTGGAACCGAGCCAGTCGCACAGGGTCACAAAACCGCACAGCGCGGCCAATGCTGCCGACACGTTGGCCGGTTCGAGCTCGCTGAGTGCCTCACCGGGCGACAGGATTTCCAGCAGGCGGCGCGCCGCTGCCGCGCGCAGCACAGCCCATTCTGCAGGTTCGCGCGAACGCAGGTGACGGCCAATGGACTGCATCTCGGCGCAGCTACAATAGGCGCCG
The window above is part of the Chloroflexi bacterium ADurb.Bin180 genome. Proteins encoded here:
- the cas3 gene encoding CRISPR-associated endonuclease/helicase Cas3, yielding MNEVVHSRLSCCWGKTVEGTPQWHPVLHHMLDTGRVAQVLLGPDASPRWLRVLSCALGIDPDRVRELVPWLVALHDIGKISTPFQSQNAEQRARLLSEGFDLRPVGLQPPHSSIGGAVMGAWRSEPTLPVLMRELLRDVVAAHHGAYCSCAEMQSIGRHLRSREPAEWAVLRAAAARRLLEILSPGEALSELEPANVSAALAALCGFVTLCDWLGSNSEFFVPAAGSPIEEYAPLSAARAHAACAAAGFLAPTSSTAPAAFRCLFAGLANPRPLQLAVDAIPDEALTAPCLVVIEAPTGEGKTEAAWALAHRIAVATGSDDLYYALPTTATSNQMFSRLQRHLSDNLRLPTQAKLVHSQAFLVEDDLRLESLDGGDNLGRPALEWFGPRKRALLAPFGVGTIDQAELAALNVRHSPLRLVGLAGKVLIIDEVHAYDVYMTTVIERLLEWLSRLGTSVILLSATLPQQRRAALARAFTGRDCHESNWSAYPSLVVASDAGRHYCSPPAYQPSRTVSLKHLSLGDQDAGQKARLLLDLTADGGCACWITNTVRRAQQLFAELARLAGPSRNTMLLHSQFPLDQRQDLEAKLTSLYGPDGSRPENGIVVATQVLEQSLDLDLDVMVSDLAPVDLLLQRAGRLHRHRRPRPAAHASPVLYINVASAAGGAPDLTTDAYVYAEYILRQTWQVLAGRSRLDLPVDYRHLIECVYDAAPPEPDDALRKAWDKLQKEIADARQEARQRLVPAPNAHDSIADAAAGLCHIEDENGTGWIVARTRLGEDSLAIVPLERQGTQARLSPDGAPLDLNVPASREMELQLLRRSLRISTRPVVQALRKEMDRRPVLFTKSALLRDYCPLWLSGGQASLNTPAGNWQLVLDPALGLVTKKEGRD